The following coding sequences lie in one Streptomyces sp. NBC_00510 genomic window:
- a CDS encoding DUF4142 domain-containing protein, which yields MAAAALSGIATPQAFAAGLTDQDTTFMAQAHQGNLAEIAAGNDAQLHATTECVKQVGDLLVRDHSKLDADVKMLAGKLKVTLPPSPSAEQNKELAAVQAKAGSPAYNAGWLSTQDAAHRKTLALIDQEIKAGSNAEVVAAARSARPVVAMHLDMVRGGTCHAGSDTGMIHAGSGGQLAAARDSADTAGVVGMAGGALLTAGGVAWLLRIRRRTAGKS from the coding sequence GTGGCAGCGGCGGCGCTGTCCGGCATAGCAACGCCCCAGGCGTTCGCCGCAGGACTGACCGACCAGGACACGACGTTCATGGCGCAGGCCCACCAAGGGAACCTCGCCGAGATCGCGGCTGGGAACGACGCACAGCTTCACGCGACAACCGAGTGCGTGAAGCAGGTCGGCGACCTGCTCGTCCGCGACCACAGCAAGCTCGACGCGGATGTGAAAATGCTCGCGGGCAAGCTGAAGGTGACGCTGCCGCCGTCGCCATCCGCCGAGCAGAACAAGGAGCTGGCCGCGGTGCAGGCGAAGGCGGGCAGCCCGGCGTACAACGCGGGATGGCTCAGCACCCAGGACGCCGCGCACCGCAAGACCCTCGCCTTGATCGATCAAGAAATCAAGGCAGGGAGCAACGCCGAAGTGGTGGCAGCCGCCCGCAGCGCCCGTCCGGTGGTGGCAATGCACCTGGACATGGTCCGCGGCGGTACCTGCCACGCCGGCTCGGACACCGGCATGATCCACGCTGGATCCGGCGGACAGCTCGCCGCTGCGCGGGACTCCGCGGATACTGCGGGCGTGGTCGGCATGGCCGGAGGCGCGTTGCTCACTGCCGGCGGAGTGGCCTGGCTCCTGCGCATCCGCCGACGGACGGCCGGGAAGAGCTAG